The proteins below come from a single Thermotoga sp. KOL6 genomic window:
- the purF gene encoding amidophosphoribosyltransferase, with amino-acid sequence MCGIAGVWNVKDAFSVLHDVLLGLQHRGQESVGIVVDGFKTIKGKGLVDTVLTEDKWEDAEKGIGHVRYSTAGSLEDIQPILAFTKKGRLAVAHNGNIPNADKWIDLLHEKGAVFQSTLDSEIFLHLISMNEGDLKSSIVKALKKVPLAYSLLILHEDFLAAARDPYGVRPLFYGRFDEGVVVASEDSALRAIGVEEIEEVPPGTIVFFTTEGEERIKFGSRGKKFCSFEFIYFARPDSHFMSQSVHIVRYRMGEELFRENPIEADVVVPVLDSGLSGAMGFSNASGIPLDIGLMRNRYVGRSFIMPANREKIVKKKLVPIEDVIRGKRVVVIDDSIVRGTTMGIIVKILREAGAKEVHVGIHSPPVRYPCFYGIDTARKKELVAGEHDVEEIKKIVNADSLFYLSLSGLKKAIRRSELCVACFNGEYFHE; translated from the coding sequence GTGTGCGGAATCGCTGGTGTATGGAATGTGAAAGACGCTTTTTCCGTGCTCCATGATGTACTATTGGGCCTTCAACACAGAGGTCAGGAGAGCGTAGGGATTGTAGTTGATGGCTTCAAAACGATAAAGGGAAAAGGTCTCGTGGACACGGTGTTGACGGAAGATAAATGGGAAGATGCAGAGAAAGGAATAGGACACGTGAGATATTCCACTGCCGGTTCTCTTGAGGACATTCAACCTATTCTCGCTTTCACGAAAAAAGGAAGACTCGCCGTGGCACACAACGGCAATATTCCAAATGCAGACAAATGGATAGATTTGCTCCATGAGAAAGGAGCTGTTTTTCAAAGTACCTTGGATTCTGAAATATTCCTTCACCTTATTTCCATGAACGAAGGAGATTTAAAAAGTTCTATTGTCAAAGCGTTGAAGAAAGTACCACTCGCTTATTCCTTGTTGATACTTCACGAAGACTTTCTTGCAGCTGCACGTGATCCCTACGGCGTGCGTCCTCTCTTTTACGGAAGGTTCGACGAAGGAGTAGTAGTAGCTTCTGAAGACTCCGCACTGAGAGCCATTGGGGTAGAAGAAATAGAAGAAGTTCCTCCTGGAACGATTGTGTTTTTCACAACCGAGGGAGAAGAAAGAATAAAATTCGGCAGTCGGGGGAAGAAATTCTGTTCTTTTGAGTTTATCTATTTTGCAAGGCCAGATAGTCATTTTATGAGCCAAAGTGTTCATATTGTTCGTTACAGAATGGGTGAAGAACTTTTCCGAGAAAATCCCATAGAAGCCGATGTGGTTGTTCCTGTTCTTGACTCTGGTCTTTCGGGAGCAATGGGGTTTTCCAACGCTTCTGGAATCCCGCTGGATATCGGCCTCATGAGAAACAGGTACGTTGGTAGAAGTTTTATTATGCCTGCGAACAGAGAAAAAATTGTGAAGAAAAAACTTGTTCCAATTGAAGATGTGATCCGCGGAAAAAGGGTCGTGGTTATCGATGATTCGATTGTCAGAGGAACGACAATGGGCATCATCGTGAAGATATTGAGAGAAGCCGGAGCAAAAGAAGTTCATGTAGGTATTCATTCCCCCCCTGTTCGATATCCCTGCTTTTATGGAATAGATACTGCGAGAAAGAAAGAACTCGTTGCGGGAGAACATGACGTAGAAGAAATTAAAAAAATTGTCAATGCAGATTCCCTCTTCTACCTTTCGTTGTCTGGTTTGAAAAAAGCCATTAGGAGGAGTGAACTGTGTGTGGCATGTTTCAACGGAGAGTACTTCCACGAATAG
- a CDS encoding bifunctional phosphoribosylaminoimidazolecarboxamide formyltransferase/inosine monophosphate cyclohydrolase, with protein sequence MKRILVSLYEKEKFLGVLKDLYESGWEIWASSGTARFLKENGIKANDVSSITGFENLLGGLVKTLHPEIFAGILGPNPRWDVVFVDLYPPPDIDIGGVALLRAAAKNWKNVKPAFDMKTLKLAIERDDEETRKRLAGMTFAFTSVYDSVRANQLVEGISMAFRREEIQLRYGENPHEKASVYGELAFEILHEGKTISFNNILDAENAWFVAKNLPKMGAVVVKHQSPCGAAVGENKIEVVRKAIEADSESSFGGILAVNFEIDEEIARSLKKYLEVIVAPSFTTEAVNILSKKKVRLLKPNNYIPTAGKMAFGSLVLSERKYPEGEFELVVGDPLSEKEFEDIDFAYRVVEGVKSNAVLIVRNGVTVGIGSGQPSRKRSAWIATVMAGDKAKGAVAASDAFFPFPDSLEILAQAGVKAVVAPLGSIRDEEVLSKAKELGLTFYKAPSRVFRH encoded by the coding sequence TTGAAGAGGATATTGGTTAGTTTGTACGAAAAAGAAAAATTCCTAGGTGTACTGAAAGATCTCTACGAAAGCGGATGGGAAATATGGGCAAGTTCTGGTACGGCAAGGTTTTTGAAAGAGAATGGAATAAAAGCAAATGACGTGAGCTCTATTACAGGCTTTGAAAATCTTCTCGGAGGGCTCGTGAAAACTCTTCATCCCGAGATCTTTGCGGGTATTCTTGGACCGAATCCAAGGTGGGATGTTGTATTCGTTGACCTTTATCCTCCACCAGACATCGATATAGGAGGGGTTGCTCTTCTCAGAGCAGCTGCCAAAAATTGGAAAAATGTGAAACCTGCTTTCGACATGAAAACCTTGAAATTAGCCATAGAAAGAGATGATGAAGAAACAAGAAAGCGCCTCGCTGGAATGACTTTTGCCTTCACCAGTGTGTACGACTCTGTAAGAGCGAATCAACTTGTTGAAGGTATTTCAATGGCCTTTAGAAGAGAGGAGATTCAACTGAGATACGGTGAGAATCCTCATGAAAAGGCCTCTGTGTACGGAGAGCTTGCTTTCGAAATTCTCCATGAAGGAAAAACGATATCTTTCAACAACATTTTGGATGCAGAGAACGCATGGTTTGTTGCTAAGAATCTTCCAAAAATGGGGGCCGTTGTGGTAAAACATCAATCTCCCTGTGGAGCGGCAGTAGGTGAAAATAAGATCGAAGTTGTAAGAAAGGCTATTGAAGCAGACAGCGAATCGAGTTTTGGAGGAATCCTCGCTGTCAATTTTGAAATAGATGAAGAAATTGCAAGGTCTCTGAAGAAGTATCTGGAAGTAATAGTCGCCCCTTCCTTCACCACTGAAGCAGTAAACATCCTTTCCAAGAAAAAGGTAAGACTTTTGAAACCTAACAACTACATTCCAACAGCGGGGAAGATGGCTTTTGGTTCTCTGGTTTTGAGTGAAAGAAAATATCCAGAAGGAGAGTTCGAATTAGTCGTGGGAGATCCTCTCTCCGAAAAAGAGTTTGAAGACATAGATTTCGCTTACAGAGTAGTAGAAGGTGTAAAATCAAACGCTGTCCTCATCGTAAGAAACGGTGTAACAGTGGGAATAGGAAGTGGTCAACCTTCCAGAAAAAGATCCGCTTGGATCGCCACTGTGATGGCCGGTGATAAGGCAAAAGGAGCCGTGGCAGCTTCGGATGCGTTCTTTCCTTTTCCAGACTCCCTGGAAATATTGGCACAAGCCGGTGTGAAAGCAGTGGTGGCTCCTCTAGGATCGATAAGAGATGAAGAAGTTCTTTCAAAAGCAAAAGAACTCGGGTTGACTTTCTATAAAGCACCAAGCAGAGTATTCAGACACTGA
- the purS gene encoding phosphoribosylformylglycinamidine synthase subunit PurS translates to MQIFKFAVDVQYKSNVRDPRGETIERVLREEKNLPVKKLRLGKSIHLEVEAENKEKAYEIVKKACEELLVNPVVEEYEVREL, encoded by the coding sequence TTGCAGATCTTTAAGTTCGCAGTAGACGTTCAGTACAAGAGCAACGTTAGAGATCCTCGTGGAGAAACCATTGAGCGTGTTCTCAGAGAAGAGAAAAACTTACCCGTCAAAAAGTTGAGACTAGGAAAATCCATTCATTTGGAAGTAGAAGCAGAAAACAAAGAGAAAGCCTATGAAATCGTTAAAAAAGCTTGTGAAGAACTTTTGGTAAACCCCGTTGTAGAAGAGTATGAGGTGAGGGAACTGTGA
- a CDS encoding divergent PAP2 family protein, which produces MLDVWKVFRSTPFTTAVVSFLLAQFIKFLIKRDVKMLKSYGGMPSGHVATVSGLAWSLARNTGFDSPYTSIASIFLIIVFMDAIVLRPAVKKDLGHNLLEALAGLGLGMLVAYLFPARLHLW; this is translated from the coding sequence GTGCTTGATGTTTGGAAAGTCTTCCGCAGCACGCCGTTCACAACGGCTGTTGTATCTTTCCTTCTGGCACAGTTCATAAAATTTTTGATCAAAAGAGACGTGAAAATGTTGAAAAGTTACGGTGGAATGCCCAGTGGTCACGTTGCCACCGTATCTGGTCTTGCTTGGTCACTTGCGCGAAATACGGGTTTCGATTCTCCTTACACTTCGATTGCTTCTATCTTTCTTATAATCGTATTCATGGACGCTATCGTTTTAAGGCCAGCTGTGAAGAAAGATTTGGGGCATAATTTGTTAGAGGCCCTTGCGGGATTGGGATTGGGTATGCTTGTTGCTTATCTTTTTCCGGCGCGTCTTCATCTTTGGTGA
- the purL gene encoding phosphoribosylformylglycinamidine synthase subunit PurL: protein MKLRYLDILEKELGRKPSFVELQAFSVMWSEHCGYSHTKKYIRRLPKTGFEGNAGVVNLDEYYSIAFKIESHNHPSAIEPYNGAATGVGGIIRDVLAMGARPTAIFDSLHMSRMIDGIIEGIADYGNSIGVPTVGGELRISPLYAHNPLVNVLAAGVVKNNMLIDSKAIRPGQVIVIFGGATGRDGIHGASFASEDLTGEKATKLSIQVGDPFAEKMLIEAFLKMVEEGLVEGAQDLGAGGVLSATSELVAKGNLGAIVHLDRVPLREPNMEPWEILISESQERMAVVTSPSKVDRILEIAKEHLLFGNVVAEVVKEPIYRVLYEDRLVMEVPVQLLANAPEEEALDYTPGDLPKFKRVEFEDVNAREVFEQYDYMVGTDTVLPPGFGTAVMRIKRNSGYSLVTHSRADLALQDVYWGTFIAVLESVRKTLSVGADPLAITNCINYGDPDEDPVGLSAMMRALKNACEFTNVPVASGNASLYNTYQGKPIPPTLVIGMLGKVDPQRVSIPKPSKIFAVGWPDFDLEREKKLWETIKNLVGSGAFVLASSQLLTKTHVETFKEYGLKVNVKLPKVEPAHQTVLVFSTSKPSVDIPMKEVGTLSR from the coding sequence ATGAAATTGAGATATCTGGACATCTTGGAGAAGGAGCTTGGCAGGAAGCCTTCCTTCGTCGAACTTCAAGCGTTTTCTGTTATGTGGAGTGAACATTGTGGCTATTCTCACACGAAGAAGTACATAAGGAGATTGCCGAAGACTGGTTTCGAAGGAAATGCTGGGGTTGTGAATCTGGACGAATATTATTCGATCGCTTTCAAGATAGAGAGTCACAACCATCCAAGTGCTATTGAACCTTACAACGGAGCAGCAACAGGTGTTGGTGGAATAATCAGGGATGTTTTGGCAATGGGAGCTCGACCCACGGCAATATTCGATTCCCTACACATGTCTCGGATGATCGATGGAATAATAGAAGGAATAGCCGATTACGGGAATTCCATAGGCGTACCAACAGTGGGGGGAGAGCTAAGAATATCTCCTCTGTATGCACATAACCCTCTTGTAAACGTACTCGCTGCTGGCGTTGTAAAAAACAACATGCTGATCGATTCCAAAGCTATCAGACCCGGCCAAGTTATTGTGATCTTTGGAGGAGCAACTGGGAGAGATGGTATTCATGGAGCGTCTTTTGCTTCTGAAGATCTAACAGGAGAAAAAGCAACAAAACTCTCGATACAAGTTGGTGATCCATTCGCTGAAAAAATGCTGATAGAAGCTTTCCTGAAGATGGTAGAGGAAGGTCTCGTCGAAGGGGCACAGGATCTCGGAGCAGGTGGCGTACTATCTGCCACATCGGAGCTTGTGGCCAAGGGAAATCTCGGTGCTATCGTTCATCTCGATCGTGTCCCCTTGAGGGAACCTAACATGGAACCTTGGGAAATTCTCATAAGTGAAAGTCAAGAGAGAATGGCAGTGGTGACATCACCCTCCAAAGTAGACAGAATACTGGAAATAGCTAAAGAGCATTTACTGTTTGGAAACGTTGTGGCAGAAGTAGTGAAAGAACCGATTTATAGGGTTCTCTACGAAGATAGGCTCGTAATGGAAGTCCCCGTTCAACTGCTTGCAAACGCCCCGGAGGAAGAAGCACTCGACTACACTCCTGGAGATTTACCAAAATTCAAAAGAGTGGAGTTCGAGGACGTTAACGCAAGAGAAGTTTTTGAGCAATACGATTACATGGTAGGAACAGACACTGTTCTTCCACCTGGTTTCGGAACGGCTGTAATGAGAATAAAGAGAAACAGCGGTTATTCCCTCGTCACACACAGCAGAGCGGATTTGGCCTTACAAGATGTGTACTGGGGAACGTTCATTGCTGTGCTTGAAAGTGTGAGAAAAACGTTAAGTGTTGGAGCAGATCCACTGGCCATCACCAACTGTATAAATTACGGAGATCCTGATGAAGATCCGGTCGGTCTTTCGGCTATGATGAGAGCTCTGAAAAATGCATGTGAATTTACCAATGTGCCAGTTGCCTCTGGAAATGCTTCTCTCTATAACACATACCAAGGAAAACCCATACCCCCTACCCTCGTGATAGGTATGCTTGGTAAAGTGGACCCCCAGAGAGTTTCTATACCCAAACCTTCGAAGATCTTTGCAGTAGGGTGGCCGGATTTCGACTTGGAGAGAGAAAAAAAGCTTTGGGAAACCATAAAGAATCTCGTTGGTAGCGGAGCATTTGTACTTGCCTCTTCCCAACTCCTGACCAAAACACATGTGGAGACATTCAAAGAATACGGTTTGAAAGTAAACGTAAAACTTCCAAAAGTAGAACCAGCCCATCAAACTGTGCTCGTGTTTTCCACTAGCAAACCATCGGTTGATATCCCTATGAAAGAAGTAGGAACTCTTTCGAGGTGA
- the purN gene encoding phosphoribosylglycinamide formyltransferase, with protein sequence MCGMFQRRVLPRIVVLASGNGSNFEAIANATQKGLLKAEIQALLVDRECFAVERAKRLDIQWIRLEKPWNSSLTKYLERLKPDLIVLAGFMRILPSEIVKEWQWKIVNIHPSLLPAFPGMHAIEKAYNYGVKVSGITIHFVDEGVDTGPIIFQKALEIKRDWSLKKLEEEIHKLEHRYYPLVIQKVLEKKWKIVGRRVILEEDIG encoded by the coding sequence GTGTGTGGCATGTTTCAACGGAGAGTACTTCCACGAATAGTTGTTCTCGCCTCCGGAAACGGTAGTAATTTCGAGGCAATAGCGAATGCAACACAAAAGGGTCTTCTAAAGGCTGAAATACAAGCTCTTCTTGTTGATAGGGAATGTTTTGCTGTCGAAAGGGCAAAGAGGTTGGACATTCAATGGATCAGACTGGAAAAACCTTGGAACTCATCTCTCACAAAATATCTTGAAAGACTGAAACCAGATTTGATAGTTTTGGCTGGGTTCATGAGAATCCTCCCATCTGAAATTGTTAAAGAGTGGCAATGGAAGATCGTGAACATACATCCTTCACTCCTTCCCGCTTTTCCCGGTATGCACGCTATTGAAAAAGCGTACAACTACGGTGTAAAGGTATCTGGTATCACCATCCATTTCGTTGATGAAGGCGTAGACACCGGCCCTATAATCTTTCAAAAAGCATTGGAAATAAAGAGAGATTGGTCACTGAAAAAACTAGAAGAAGAAATTCACAAATTGGAACACCGCTACTATCCACTTGTTATTCAAAAGGTGTTGGAAAAAAAGTGGAAAATCGTAGGAAGGAGGGTTATTCTTGAAGAGGATATTGGTTAG
- the purQ gene encoding phosphoribosylformylglycinamidine synthase subunit PurQ has product MRPRACVVVYPGSNCDRDAYHALEINGFEPKFVGLDDRLDDYELIILPGGFSYGDYLRPGAVAAREKISYEIEKAAEKGKLIMGICNGFQILIEMGLLKGALLQNSSGKFICKWVDLVVEDTENPFTNAFYPGEIIKIPIAHGFGRYVKVENVNVVLRYVEDVNGSDERIAGILNEEKNVFGLMPHPERAIEQLIGGEDGVKVFQSILNYLKR; this is encoded by the coding sequence GTGAGACCGAGAGCTTGTGTTGTAGTTTATCCTGGATCCAACTGTGATAGGGATGCTTATCACGCGTTGGAAATAAACGGATTTGAACCGAAGTTTGTGGGGCTAGATGATAGGTTGGACGATTATGAATTGATAATTCTTCCCGGGGGATTTTCCTATGGGGACTATCTCAGGCCCGGGGCTGTTGCAGCAAGAGAAAAGATTTCATATGAAATAGAAAAAGCCGCTGAAAAAGGGAAGTTGATAATGGGCATATGCAACGGTTTTCAAATACTCATAGAAATGGGATTATTGAAAGGGGCTCTTCTTCAAAATTCCTCTGGAAAATTCATATGCAAGTGGGTTGATTTGGTCGTCGAAGACACAGAAAACCCCTTCACAAACGCTTTCTATCCTGGTGAGATAATAAAAATCCCGATAGCTCACGGATTCGGAAGATACGTAAAGGTAGAAAATGTGAACGTCGTCCTTCGATATGTTGAAGATGTAAACGGATCTGATGAACGAATAGCAGGTATTCTAAACGAAGAAAAGAACGTTTTTGGTTTGATGCCCCACCCAGAAAGAGCCATTGAACAGCTCATCGGTGGAGAAGACGGTGTAAAGGTTTTCCAATCCATTCTCAATTATCTGAAGAGGTGA
- the ychF gene encoding redox-regulated ATPase YchF, producing the protein MERVGIVGLPNAGKSSFFNFLTENNVPAESFPFCTIEPNVGILVVPDNRIEILAKNEGSKKIVHPFVEIVDIAGLVKGASKGEGLGNQFLDHISKVDVIAHVVRMFNDERVSHPYQNVDPKRDIEIVETELILKDLETVEKRLEKRFKVARAGDKDARREVELLKELKEFLSQGKRAAKFPRHDEFEKNIVRSLFLLTDKPQILVFNVDELNDEKKRTIEDIIKERDEEYIIINVKLEEELKVLPEEEAKLFREEYNLDGDKKKEFFEKVLKLLDLIRFLTATHNEAKCWTAKRGTTAYEAAGLIHSDIQKGFVKVEVISFEKYLEYGSLKKARESGAVETHGKDYVLREGDVIHFLFRA; encoded by the coding sequence TTGGAGAGGGTGGGAATTGTAGGACTTCCGAATGCAGGGAAATCATCTTTCTTCAATTTCCTAACTGAAAACAACGTTCCTGCGGAAAGTTTCCCTTTTTGTACGATAGAACCAAATGTTGGGATCCTCGTTGTTCCAGACAACAGAATAGAGATATTAGCGAAAAACGAAGGTTCAAAAAAAATAGTTCATCCCTTTGTGGAAATAGTTGATATAGCTGGTCTCGTAAAAGGAGCAAGCAAGGGTGAAGGATTGGGAAATCAATTTCTTGATCATATAAGCAAAGTGGATGTCATAGCTCATGTTGTTCGTATGTTCAACGATGAGAGAGTTTCACATCCTTATCAAAATGTGGATCCAAAAAGAGATATAGAAATAGTGGAAACAGAACTTATATTGAAAGATTTAGAAACCGTGGAGAAACGATTGGAAAAACGCTTCAAAGTAGCAAGGGCAGGAGATAAAGACGCCAGAAGAGAGGTTGAACTTCTAAAGGAACTCAAAGAATTCCTCTCCCAAGGAAAAAGAGCCGCAAAGTTTCCAAGACACGACGAGTTCGAGAAAAATATCGTTCGTTCACTCTTTCTTTTAACGGATAAACCACAAATACTCGTCTTCAACGTTGATGAATTGAACGATGAAAAGAAAAGAACCATAGAGGATATAATTAAAGAGAGGGATGAAGAGTACATTATAATAAATGTGAAACTGGAGGAAGAGTTAAAAGTTCTACCGGAGGAAGAAGCAAAACTTTTTCGTGAGGAATACAATCTCGATGGTGACAAGAAAAAGGAGTTCTTCGAAAAGGTTCTCAAACTTCTCGATCTTATAAGATTTTTAACGGCCACACATAACGAAGCAAAATGCTGGACTGCGAAGCGGGGAACTACCGCTTACGAAGCAGCAGGACTTATTCATAGCGATATACAAAAAGGCTTTGTGAAGGTAGAGGTAATTTCTTTCGAAAAATACCTCGAGTACGGCTCTCTCAAAAAAGCACGTGAATCTGGAGCCGTTGAAACTCATGGAAAAGATTACGTTCTAAGAGAGGGGGATGTGATTCATTTCTTATTCCGTGCTTGA
- a CDS encoding ATP-dependent helicase: MKEYRIKPRESDLSFLRELDEEQRKAVVESKGRCIVIAGPGSGKTRVITYKIAYLLACGIDPSRIMLVTFTRAAAREMVERAKAVTGKELSNMLAGTFHHVSNYFLRKYAPYVGLERNYSILDREDAESLMRHARSKFLEKKNKEERRNFPQPSVLMSIYSYMKNTLKSLRESIIVKNPKFLDHKEEIAEIFELYEQEKRSQNVVDYEDLLFYAYRLFEEHEEIRKREAERFLWILVDEFQDTNYVQYRMIEQLSSKHGNILAVGDDAQSIYSFRGARYENVEDFIKTPDTKIFKIQTNYRSTENIVKFINAMLPSRSVPKELKPVKKDGMKPVVVKTWDRYEEARFVSQRILELFEEGFKPEEIAVLYRSHSHSLELQMELARSKIDYRVLSGPRFTESAHVKDILAFLRIVQNPRDKSAWLRAAKLFYGIGDRTASKIADLASAYVEEELDPFNELRKVNFSGEYTKFVDILNHLKQLDQPGEMIEHVLSTFYAEYLEARYPDYREREMDIERLIEIASRYRNLEEFLTDLAVTEDVEIQRDVFQREGKITLTTVHQAKGLEWRVVFVVSVNPGDFPNYFAIVEGNLDEEERIFYVAITRAKEHLYISYQIAGTSYPYRGNRFIMRSGENFIDRIPPDLVEVWEVR; this comes from the coding sequence ATGAAAGAGTACAGAATAAAACCTCGAGAATCAGATCTTTCGTTTCTGAGAGAATTGGACGAAGAGCAAAGAAAGGCAGTTGTTGAGTCGAAGGGAAGATGTATAGTGATAGCGGGTCCAGGTTCGGGGAAGACCCGCGTTATTACTTATAAAATCGCCTATCTTTTGGCGTGTGGAATAGATCCATCCAGAATCATGCTTGTTACGTTTACTCGGGCAGCGGCTAGAGAAATGGTTGAAAGGGCAAAGGCGGTAACGGGAAAGGAACTTTCTAACATGCTCGCGGGTACATTCCATCACGTAAGCAATTATTTTTTGAGGAAATATGCACCCTATGTTGGTTTGGAGAGAAACTATTCTATCTTGGACAGAGAGGACGCAGAAAGCTTGATGAGGCATGCAAGAAGCAAATTTCTTGAAAAGAAAAACAAGGAAGAAAGAAGAAACTTCCCTCAACCTTCGGTTCTCATGTCAATATATTCTTACATGAAGAACACTCTGAAATCTTTGAGAGAAAGTATCATCGTTAAAAATCCAAAGTTTCTCGATCACAAGGAAGAGATAGCGGAAATTTTTGAACTTTACGAACAAGAGAAACGTTCACAAAACGTTGTGGATTACGAAGATCTACTATTCTATGCGTATAGGCTTTTTGAAGAACATGAAGAAATACGTAAGAGAGAAGCTGAAAGATTTCTGTGGATTCTTGTCGATGAGTTTCAGGATACGAATTACGTACAGTACAGGATGATCGAACAATTGTCTTCGAAACACGGTAACATTCTTGCTGTTGGGGATGATGCACAGAGCATTTATTCTTTTCGAGGTGCTAGGTACGAGAATGTGGAAGATTTCATCAAAACACCTGATACCAAAATTTTCAAGATCCAAACAAATTACAGAAGCACAGAGAACATAGTGAAATTCATAAATGCTATGCTTCCATCCAGGTCGGTTCCCAAAGAGTTGAAACCCGTAAAGAAAGATGGAATGAAGCCGGTTGTTGTTAAGACGTGGGACAGATACGAAGAGGCCAGGTTCGTCTCTCAAAGGATATTAGAACTCTTTGAGGAAGGATTCAAACCTGAAGAAATAGCAGTACTGTACAGATCGCATTCTCATTCTTTGGAGCTCCAGATGGAGCTTGCCAGAAGTAAAATAGATTATCGTGTGCTTTCTGGACCGAGGTTCACCGAAAGTGCTCATGTAAAGGATATTCTTGCGTTCCTCAGGATCGTTCAAAATCCGAGAGATAAATCCGCTTGGTTGAGAGCTGCAAAACTTTTCTATGGAATTGGTGACAGGACGGCTTCCAAAATAGCAGATCTTGCGAGTGCTTATGTGGAAGAGGAATTGGATCCTTTCAACGAGTTAAGAAAGGTGAATTTTTCAGGGGAATATACGAAATTCGTGGATATTTTGAACCATTTGAAACAACTAGATCAGCCCGGTGAAATGATCGAGCACGTTCTCTCAACATTCTACGCCGAGTATCTTGAAGCAAGGTATCCAGATTACCGAGAAAGGGAAATGGATATTGAAAGGCTTATCGAGATCGCATCCCGCTACAGAAATTTAGAGGAATTTTTGACAGATCTTGCGGTGACAGAGGATGTGGAGATTCAAAGAGATGTTTTTCAGAGGGAAGGAAAGATTACTTTAACAACTGTTCATCAGGCAAAGGGTCTCGAATGGAGAGTTGTTTTTGTTGTGTCGGTAAATCCGGGTGACTTCCCGAATTATTTTGCGATTGTGGAAGGAAACTTAGATGAAGAAGAAAGAATCTTTTACGTAGCCATAACAAGGGCAAAAGAACACCTTTACATATCCTATCAAATCGCCGGTACTTCTTATCCTTACCGCGGAAACAGATTCATCATGAGAAGCGGAGAAAATTTCATCGATAGAATACCTCCGGATCTCGTGGAAGTGTGGGAAGTGAGATGA
- a CDS encoding phosphoribosylaminoimidazolesuccinocarboxamide synthase, with amino-acid sequence MVYEGKTKIVRIVGDHALIEFKDDITAGDGLKHDVILNKGSICAEITAILMNFLSEKGIKTHLVEFLPPNILKTVPLKMFPLEVVVRLKKAGSFVKRYGGVEGEELPFPLVEFFIKDDERHDPMVCFDHLEILGISTKKQAEEMKEISIKATLVLKEFFEKGDFELWDIKYEFGLSKDGQIILGDEISPDTFRLRKKGEIFDKDVYRRNLGDPMKKYEEVLELCRSLSSQ; translated from the coding sequence GTGGTCTACGAAGGTAAAACAAAAATTGTTAGGATCGTCGGCGATCATGCTTTAATTGAATTCAAAGATGATATTACCGCCGGCGATGGTTTGAAACACGATGTTATATTGAACAAAGGCTCTATCTGCGCAGAAATAACCGCCATTCTTATGAATTTTCTCTCCGAAAAAGGGATCAAAACCCACCTCGTTGAATTCCTACCGCCAAATATATTAAAAACCGTTCCCCTGAAAATGTTCCCTCTCGAAGTTGTGGTGAGACTAAAAAAGGCAGGATCCTTTGTAAAGAGATACGGGGGAGTAGAAGGAGAAGAGCTACCGTTTCCTCTAGTTGAGTTCTTCATAAAAGACGACGAAAGACACGATCCTATGGTGTGTTTTGATCACTTAGAAATTTTGGGTATCTCTACCAAAAAACAAGCAGAGGAAATGAAAGAAATCTCCATAAAAGCGACTCTTGTTCTGAAAGAGTTTTTCGAAAAGGGTGATTTTGAGTTGTGGGATATAAAGTACGAATTTGGTCTCAGCAAAGATGGACAAATAATATTAGGAGATGAAATTTCGCCGGATACATTCCGATTGAGAAAAAAAGGAGAGATCTTCGATAAAGACGTTTACAGGAGGAATCTTGGAGATCCCATGAAAAAATACGAGGAGGTGCTGGAACTTTGCAGATCTTTAAGTTCGCAGTAG